CCGCTGTCACGCCACCACTTGGCTTCGCTCACACGTGACTTTTTCTTCCGGCGCTTGCGGGACGAGGTCCGTTTCTTGCGCTTGACAGGCTTAAGTGCCGGCTGGGCGGCCTGCAATTGCCGCGGTCCCGGTCGCGTCGCGGGTTGTTGCACCTGCTGCTGGGCCTGAGCCGGTTGCGCACCACCCGGTGCAGTCGGCTGGGCGATATTGATGGTGCGCCCACCTACCGAGTTAATCGTCTGCCTGGCCGGAATCTCGTTGATCCCGGTTGGCTTGGTACCGGTGAAAACCTGTATACCACGCGGTTTCACCGTATTGATCCGCTCGTCACTGGAGCGTTCAATGCTTTCTGCCCATGCGCCTGTCGTGCCTGCAAGACAGGCAATTGTCATAATCGCAATGGCTGAGATTTTGTAATTCATATAAAGGGCTCCCTTTTGGCTCCCCGACATCCGTTCAGCATGACTAACAAACAGGCAACAAAATGACGCCAATTTGACCAACTCAATCAATTCTTTAGCTGCTTCGAAACAGCACAGAAAATGCCTTTGCAAACATCATGCCGAAAACATTAATCCATGGCTGGACAAGCGTCCTTGACGGCGATCAATCCCGGCGGAACACATTACCTTTCGGCAGGTGCGGCAAAAAACCGTAAACCTGTTTTATTCCAGAGTGTTAGAGAAGTTTCAGGTGTTCGTATACACTGAGTTTCCAGTGTCGACCCGACGCCTGAGTCTGGCTACATGTTGGGGTAATTCGGTCCTTCACCACCTTGCGGCACTGTCCAGTTGATATTCTGTGCCGGGTCCTTGATGTCGCAGGTCTTGCAGTGCACGCAGTTCTGGAAATTGATCTGGAACTTGTCGCTGCCGCCTTCATCCTTGACGATTTCGTACACGCCTGCAGGACAGTAGCGCTGCGCCGGTTCTGCATAATCGGGCAGGTTGCGGCTCACCGGTATCGATGCATCCTTAAGGTGCAGGTGTGCCGCCTGGTTCTCATCATGATTGGTCGCCGAGTAGGCCACATTGGTCAACCTGTCGAATGACAGCACACCGTCGGGCCTGGGATACTCGATCTCAGGGTAATCGGCCGCCTTGCCGGTTGAATCCGCATCGTTCTTTTCATGTTTCATGGTGCCCAGGAACGAGAACCCGAACAGCTGATTGGTCCACATGTCCAACCCGCCAACGGCAAGCCCGCCGAGCAGGCCGAGTTTCGACCACAGCGGCTTGACATTGCGCACTTTCTTGAGGTCTTCGGCAATGGGAGACTTGTCCCAGGCCGCCTGGTACCCGGTCAGTTCGTCGCCTTCGCGGCCGGCCGCGATGGCAGCGGCAGCCGCATCGGCAGCCAGCATGCCGGACAGCATGGCGTTATGGGAGCCCTTGATGCGGGGCACATTCACCATCCCGGCAGAACATCCGATGAGGCAACCGCCCGGAAACGCCAATTTCGGCACCGACTGGTAACCGCCTTCGGTAATGGCGCGCGCGCCATAGGCAACACGGCGGCCACCTGCCAGCACATCGGCAATCATCGGGTGATGCTTGAAGCGCTGAAACTCCATGTAAGGGAACAGGTGCGGGTTCTTGTAGTTGAGATGCACCACGAAACCGATCGAAACCAGATTGTCTTCCAGGTGGTACATGAACGAACCACCACCGGTCTTGGTGTCAAGCGGCCAGCCCATTGTGTGGGTGACCTGGCCGGGCTTGTGGTTTTCCGGCTTGATTTCCCACAGTTCTTTCATGCCAAGGCCGAATTTCTGCGGGCTCTTGCCTTCCGACAGGTTGAACTTGTCGATCAGCACCTTGGCCAGCGATCCACGCACACCCTCACCGATCATGACATATTTGCCATGCAGTTCCATGCCGGGTTCGTAGTCCGGGCCGGGCTTGCCGTCCTTGCCGAGGCCGAAGACACCGGCAACGACACCCTTGACCGAGCCGTCGTCGCGGTAAACCAGATCGGAACAGGCAAAGCCCGGGTAGATCTCGACACCAAGGCCTTCTGCCTGTTCGGCAAGCCAGCGGCACACATTGCCCAGCGACACGGCATAATTGCCATGATTGTTCATCAGCGGCGGCATCATGAAGTTCGGCAGGCGCAGGGCCCCTGAATGGCCAAGCATGTAGAAGCGGTCTTCCTTGACCTCTGTCTTCAGCGGAGCGCCCTTTTCCTTCCAGTCAGGGATCAGTTCATTCAGGGCAACCGGATCGATCACCGCCCCGGACAGGATGTGTGCGCCGACCTCGGAGCCTTTTTCCAGCACGCAGACCGAAATCTCTGTTCCGGCCTTTTCCGCCAACTGCTTGAGGCGAATGGCGGCCGACAGACCTGCAGGGCCCGCGCCGACAATCACGACATCAAACTCCATGGATTCGCGTTCCACTGCTGCTGCCTCATTCATGTGCCTGATAACTCCCGAATTCAAAGGCCACTAGATCAGTATGGTTTTTGATTGCTTCAATCAAAAACCATAAAACTGATCGTTTCTAAAGTGCTAGAGCAACTTTATGGGTTCAGTTGAACCCATGTCGCTCTAGTCCGTTTCCGGTGTTATAGTGAACTTGTTGAAAGACGCAATCTGTTCCTGAAAGGACATTTGCAACGTGGTTGAGGACGCTGAAAGCACACAAATACCATCTGCACGTGCCGCAGCCGCGGCCGCCCTGCAATGGTATGCCCATATGGGCGTCGACGAGGCGATCGGTGATGTTTGCGTGGACGGGTTTGCCCGGTCTGCCGAACTGGCGGCGCGCAGAGCGTCTGCCCCTGCCCGGACAGAGGTTGATTCCGGTGGCGGAACGCGCGCGCCGCTCAACAGGCCCGCTGCTCCTGCCAGCCAGGCACCGCGGCCGGTTCCGCGGCAACCGGCAGCCGCGCCATCCATGGCGATGGACGAAGTCGAGCAACTTGCCCAGTCCTGCAACAGCCTCGACGAACTGGCCCGCACACTGGATGAGTTTGACGCCTGCCCGTTGAAACGCACGGCGACGCAGCTTTGCTTTGCCGACGGTTTGCCGGGTGCACATGTGATGATCATAGGCGAGGCACCGGGACGCGACGAGGACGAACAGGGCCGCCCGTTCGTCGGCAAGTCTGGACAGTTGCTGGACAAGATGCTGGCCTGCATAGATCTCGACCGGACCAGCGATGATCCGGCAAAATCGGCGTTTGTCAGCAATATCGTGTTCTGGAGGCCGCCGGGAAACCGTAAACCGTCGACATCGGAAGTGACCATGTGCCTGCCGTTCGTCAGGCGCGCAATCGAGCTGGCGAAACCGCGCATCGTCATTGCCGCAGGTGCCACTCCGGCCCAGGCCCTGCTGGAAGCACCGACCGGCATTACCCGCATGAGGGGAACCTGGAAAACCATTGCCACCGGCAATGGCGAGGTAGATGTCATGCCGACGCTGCATCCGTCTTATCTGCTGCGGTCTCCGGAAGCCAAAAGGTTTGCATGGCGCGACCTGCTTGCGGTAAAGGCAAAGCTGCTGGCCATGTAGAATTTGTAACTTTGAACATCAGAATAATGTGTGAAACTAGCATCTTAAGGATGCAGGAGATTTCGATGAATTTTCACGATTGGTGGCACGTCCATGTCGAAAATTGACAAAACCAGGCCGTTCATCCCGGTTCGGATTGCAGTTCTGACAATATCCGACACACGTACCCTGGACGACGATAAATCCGGCAACACACTGTCTCAGCTGTTGGCCGATGCAGGCCATGACCTGTCCGCACGGGCAATCTGCAAGGACGACATCCGCGCCATCCGCACGACTTTGCGGAAATGGTTCAAGCGCAGCGATACCGATGCGATTATCACCACCGGCGGCACCGGACTGACGGGCCGCGACGTCACCATCGAGGCGGTCCGGCCGCTGCTCGACAAGGAAGCCGACGGCTTTGCCACGGTGTTTCACATGATGTCATTCGGCAAGATCGGC
Above is a window of Anderseniella sp. Alg231-50 DNA encoding:
- the moaB gene encoding molybdenum cofactor biosynthesis protein B; protein product: MSKIDKTRPFIPVRIAVLTISDTRTLDDDKSGNTLSQLLADAGHDLSARAICKDDIRAIRTTLRKWFKRSDTDAIITTGGTGLTGRDVTIEAVRPLLDKEADGFATVFHMMSFGKIGTSTVQSRTMAGIAAGKYVFCLPGSPGACRDGWNEILSKQLDYRHMPCNFVEIMPRLDEHLQRSKG
- a CDS encoding uracil-DNA glycosylase encodes the protein MVEDAESTQIPSARAAAAAALQWYAHMGVDEAIGDVCVDGFARSAELAARRASAPARTEVDSGGGTRAPLNRPAAPASQAPRPVPRQPAAAPSMAMDEVEQLAQSCNSLDELARTLDEFDACPLKRTATQLCFADGLPGAHVMIIGEAPGRDEDEQGRPFVGKSGQLLDKMLACIDLDRTSDDPAKSAFVSNIVFWRPPGNRKPSTSEVTMCLPFVRRAIELAKPRIVIAAGATPAQALLEAPTGITRMRGTWKTIATGNGEVDVMPTLHPSYLLRSPEAKRFAWRDLLAVKAKLLAM
- a CDS encoding 4Fe-4S dicluster domain-containing protein, with the protein product MNEAAAVERESMEFDVVIVGAGPAGLSAAIRLKQLAEKAGTEISVCVLEKGSEVGAHILSGAVIDPVALNELIPDWKEKGAPLKTEVKEDRFYMLGHSGALRLPNFMMPPLMNNHGNYAVSLGNVCRWLAEQAEGLGVEIYPGFACSDLVYRDDGSVKGVVAGVFGLGKDGKPGPDYEPGMELHGKYVMIGEGVRGSLAKVLIDKFNLSEGKSPQKFGLGMKELWEIKPENHKPGQVTHTMGWPLDTKTGGGSFMYHLEDNLVSIGFVVHLNYKNPHLFPYMEFQRFKHHPMIADVLAGGRRVAYGARAITEGGYQSVPKLAFPGGCLIGCSAGMVNVPRIKGSHNAMLSGMLAADAAAAAIAAGREGDELTGYQAAWDKSPIAEDLKKVRNVKPLWSKLGLLGGLAVGGLDMWTNQLFGFSFLGTMKHEKNDADSTGKAADYPEIEYPRPDGVLSFDRLTNVAYSATNHDENQAAHLHLKDASIPVSRNLPDYAEPAQRYCPAGVYEIVKDEGGSDKFQINFQNCVHCKTCDIKDPAQNINWTVPQGGEGPNYPNM